In Synechococcus sp. Nb3U1, one DNA window encodes the following:
- the galE gene encoding UDP-glucose 4-epimerase GalE, translated as MRFLVTGGAGYIGSHTCKALAISGHTPITYDNLVYGHPWAARWGPLEKGDIADRERLDQVIRQYQPEGVIHFAAYAYVGESVQDPAKYYRNNVGGSLSLLEAMRDHGIPYIVFSSTCASYGVPERIPIPESHPQRPINPYGQSKLMVEQMLRDFRVAHGIQSISLRYFNAAGADPDAEIGEAHDPETHLIPLVLDAASGQRPHITIFGDDYDTPDGTCIRDYIHVTDLAQAHILAVEALATHQPVQPAYNLGNGQGFSVKEVIATAEAVTQRGIPVQIGARRPGDPPRLVGDASAITQDLGWKPAYADLVQIIETAWRWHQKQPYSTQ; from the coding sequence ATGCGTTTCTTGGTTACAGGCGGTGCAGGTTATATCGGTAGCCACACCTGCAAAGCGTTGGCCATCTCCGGCCATACCCCCATCACCTACGACAATTTGGTATATGGGCACCCTTGGGCCGCTCGCTGGGGCCCCCTAGAAAAGGGCGATATTGCTGACCGGGAGCGACTGGATCAGGTGATCAGACAGTATCAACCGGAAGGGGTGATCCACTTTGCCGCCTATGCTTACGTGGGAGAGTCGGTGCAGGATCCGGCCAAGTACTACCGCAACAATGTGGGTGGCTCCCTAAGTTTGTTGGAAGCGATGCGAGATCACGGGATCCCCTACATCGTCTTCTCCAGTACCTGTGCCTCCTACGGTGTACCCGAACGGATTCCGATCCCAGAAAGTCATCCCCAACGTCCGATCAACCCCTACGGCCAGAGCAAGCTGATGGTGGAACAGATGCTGCGGGATTTTCGCGTTGCCCACGGGATCCAATCGATTAGCCTCCGCTATTTTAATGCGGCAGGGGCGGATCCCGATGCCGAAATTGGCGAGGCCCACGACCCGGAAACCCACCTGATCCCCTTGGTGTTGGATGCCGCTAGCGGCCAGCGGCCCCACATCACCATTTTTGGCGATGACTACGATACCCCAGACGGCACTTGTATTCGAGACTATATTCACGTCACCGACTTGGCCCAAGCCCATATCCTAGCCGTGGAAGCCTTGGCAACCCATCAGCCTGTGCAACCCGCCTACAACCTGGGTAATGGTCAAGGCTTTTCGGTCAAAGAGGTGATCGCCACAGCCGAAGCGGTGACCCAAAGAGGGATCCCGGTTCAAATCGGGGCACGCCGACCTGGGGATCCCCCTCGCTTGGTGGGCGACGCCAGCGCCATCACACAAGACCTAGGCTGGAAACCCGCTTACGCCGACTTGGTTCAGATCATTGAAACTGCCTGGCGCTGGCATCAGAAGCAACCCTATTCCACCCAGTGA
- the gap gene encoding type I glyceraldehyde-3-phosphate dehydrogenase, with protein sequence MVRVAINGFGRIGRNFLRCWLGRAQSNLDIVAINDTSDSRTAAHLLKYDSILGPLQGAEVEPAERGLVVNGKHINTVSDRNPSNLPWKDWNVDLVIEATGVFVNYEGASKHIEAGAKKVMITAPAKGSDIPTFVYGVNQATYDPVRHNIVSNASCTTNCLTPIIKVLLEKFGIVRATMTTTHSYTGDQRILDGGHRDLRRARAAALSMVPTTTGAAKAVALVIPELKGKLSGVAVRVPTPNVSLVDLVVQTEKSVIAEEVNDALREASLTNMKGILAYSDIPLVSIDYRGHDCSAIVDAEMTNVLGGDLVKVMAWYDNEWGYSQRVVDLAEYMAAHWVE encoded by the coding sequence GTGGTCAGGGTAGCAATCAACGGATTTGGTCGCATCGGTCGCAACTTTCTGCGCTGTTGGTTGGGTCGCGCTCAGTCCAACCTGGACATTGTCGCCATCAATGACACTTCCGATTCTCGCACTGCTGCCCACCTGCTCAAATACGATTCCATCCTGGGGCCACTGCAAGGGGCGGAAGTTGAGCCCGCCGAGCGGGGTTTGGTGGTGAATGGCAAACACATCAACACCGTTTCCGATCGCAACCCCAGTAACCTGCCCTGGAAAGATTGGAATGTGGATCTGGTGATCGAAGCTACGGGTGTCTTCGTCAACTATGAGGGCGCTTCCAAGCACATCGAAGCCGGGGCCAAAAAGGTGATGATTACAGCTCCAGCCAAAGGTAGCGACATTCCCACTTTTGTGTACGGAGTAAACCAAGCTACTTATGACCCTGTGCGGCACAACATCGTCAGCAACGCCAGCTGTACCACCAACTGCCTGACCCCGATCATCAAGGTGCTGCTGGAAAAATTTGGTATCGTCCGGGCCACTATGACCACCACCCACAGTTACACCGGCGATCAGCGCATTTTGGACGGTGGACACCGGGATCTGCGTCGGGCGCGGGCGGCTGCTTTGAGCATGGTTCCCACCACCACAGGGGCAGCTAAGGCAGTGGCGCTGGTGATTCCAGAGCTGAAGGGCAAACTGAGCGGGGTGGCCGTCCGGGTACCTACCCCCAATGTTTCTCTGGTGGACTTGGTCGTGCAAACGGAGAAGAGTGTCATTGCTGAAGAGGTGAATGATGCGCTTAGGGAAGCCTCTTTAACCAACATGAAAGGGATCCTCGCCTATTCCGATATTCCATTGGTGTCGATCGACTATCGCGGCCATGACTGCTCAGCAATTGTGGATGCGGAAATGACCAATGTGCTGGGTGGCGATCTGGTCAAGGTGATGGCCTGGTACGACAACGAGTGGGGCTACTCCCAGCGGGTGGTAGATCTGGCGGAATACATGGCTGCTCACTGGGTGGAATAG
- a CDS encoding cyclic nucleotide-binding domain-containing protein, translating to MSSIRHFPFERVREHLLFQSLEDAEWQALTTALLPSRFQPGHVIFQEGDPSSDLYVLLSGVVELRRQYVRHPGDYLLATLHAGRVFGELSLLTGRRRSFTAVSLMEVQTLRLSTEGLILLPLEVQVKLYRAWSGIISERLYWIDSMFTDLLEQRGVENVASAMALLHQRYPS from the coding sequence ATGAGTAGCATCCGCCATTTCCCCTTCGAGCGTGTTCGTGAGCACCTGCTGTTTCAATCGCTGGAGGATGCCGAGTGGCAAGCCCTGACCACGGCGCTGTTGCCCAGTCGCTTTCAACCGGGCCATGTGATTTTTCAGGAAGGGGATCCCAGCAGCGACTTGTATGTGCTCCTGAGCGGGGTGGTGGAGCTGCGGCGGCAATACGTGCGGCACCCAGGCGACTATTTGTTGGCCACTTTGCATGCGGGGCGGGTGTTTGGGGAGCTTTCTCTGCTAACGGGGCGGCGGCGCTCCTTTACGGCTGTGAGCCTGATGGAGGTGCAAACCCTACGCCTCTCGACAGAAGGGTTAATCCTCTTGCCCCTAGAAGTCCAAGTGAAACTGTATCGCGCCTGGAGCGGCATCATCAGCGAACGCTTGTACTGGATAGACAGTATGTTTACGGATCTATTGGAACAGCGGGGGGTGGAAAATGTCGCCTCGGCCATGGCTCTGCTCCATCAGCGATATCCTTCTTGA
- a CDS encoding ABC transporter ATP-binding protein, whose amino-acid sequence MNPSLLSTGLQTSEVGALVSLRGVGKRYPSPTGEVVALRNVNLEVQQGEFIALIGPSGCGKTTLLRILADLEQPSEGSLSIAGRTPQQARQDRLYGYIFQAPTLLEWRTALENVMLPLQVMHLSKGERQERAKAMLKRVGLENFLHNYPWQLSGGMQQRVSIARALAFDPELLFMDEPFGALDEITREKMNLELLRLWETTQKTVFFVTHSIQEAVFLSTRVVVMTPNPGQIAKVIPVDLPQPRGFETWRSPRFFELTGAVLESLRQVYGQD is encoded by the coding sequence ATGAATCCTTCTCTCCTCTCCACCGGCCTGCAAACCAGCGAAGTGGGTGCCTTGGTCAGTCTACGAGGTGTGGGCAAGCGCTACCCCAGCCCAACCGGAGAGGTGGTGGCGCTGCGGAATGTGAATCTGGAGGTGCAGCAGGGGGAATTTATCGCCTTGATCGGCCCCTCTGGCTGTGGCAAAACCACGTTGCTGCGCATTCTGGCGGATCTGGAGCAGCCCAGCGAGGGATCCCTTTCCATTGCCGGACGAACCCCGCAACAGGCGCGACAAGATCGCCTTTACGGCTATATTTTCCAGGCTCCTACCCTGCTGGAATGGCGTACTGCCCTGGAGAATGTGATGTTGCCTTTGCAGGTGATGCATCTGTCTAAAGGGGAGCGACAAGAGCGGGCTAAGGCGATGCTGAAACGGGTGGGGCTAGAGAATTTCCTACATAACTATCCTTGGCAACTCTCAGGGGGCATGCAACAGCGGGTGTCGATCGCCCGTGCTTTAGCCTTTGACCCAGAGCTGCTGTTCATGGACGAGCCTTTTGGGGCCTTGGATGAGATCACCCGCGAGAAAATGAACCTAGAATTGCTCCGCCTTTGGGAAACCACACAAAAGACCGTTTTCTTCGTCACCCACTCCATTCAAGAGGCCGTGTTCCTCTCCACCAGGGTGGTGGTGATGACCCCCAATCCCGGCCAAATTGCCAAGGTGATCCCGGTGGACTTGCCACAACCGCGGGGGTTCGAAACTTGGCGCTCACCGCGTTTTTTTGAGCTGACGGGTGCAGTGCTAGAAAGCTTACGGCAGGTTTACGGCCAGGACTAG
- a CDS encoding DUF6812 domain-containing protein, whose translation MNGEPFDDLRDAMSTSGRSMKKAARRGAYETAQAVGEERRRIRIRTLDGTDIRGEVFLEGTEFERRVSSLLNDERTFVAMTDSEMFVNGRRVAHAEFICVNKNAISYVLEE comes from the coding sequence ATGAACGGCGAGCCATTCGACGATTTGCGTGATGCCATGAGTACCTCGGGTCGCTCCATGAAAAAGGCAGCCCGGCGGGGGGCATATGAAACAGCTCAAGCGGTGGGGGAAGAGCGGCGACGCATCCGTATTCGCACCCTCGATGGCACGGATATTCGCGGGGAAGTGTTTTTGGAAGGCACCGAGTTCGAGCGACGGGTTTCCAGCTTGCTCAATGATGAACGTACATTTGTGGCCATGACGGATTCAGAAATGTTTGTCAACGGTCGCCGGGTTGCCCATGCAGAGTTTATTTGCGTCAACAAAAACGCCATCTCTTACGTGCTAGAAGAATAA
- a CDS encoding Hsp70 family protein: protein MASAKKPTAAALAIDFGTSNTVVCCWDPLQESARTLTFPGLSRPAQAHSVIPSLVFVKGSDQLLVGETVRSGRWGTVDPQRLFQGFKRELVADFVPPPRLLDGQRYDAETVARAFLQAVMEALPKEHLRPERVVFTAPVGSFERYLSWIRGVASACGWDPIQIVDEATAAALGYAVAQPGAVVLVVDFGGGTLDLSLVRTLAPQPGDPTLKAEVIAKSDAYVGGLDIDTWIAEYLLEQLGLTRAQIGSLGWLNLLERAEQLKITLSSQSEAVGSWFDDDTLIAHELRLDRQMLEEILESHQMLDQIRHCLDEILLTAQAKGFSKAQIEQVLLVGGSSQLPVVQDLIRSYFGKKRVKCERPFDAVALGALQLGRQVKLDDHLHHSYAIRLWDPSQKSYSYYPLFERGCPYPCQRPDPLILQVANDGQTEIRLDVGEVAQVAQSEVIYDELGRMSSRQLTRQTDFRSLAQAPAPGSAPEPICLAHLTPPGRAGEDRLRIEFAVDGSRRLLATITDLQTQQLLADAQPVATLS, encoded by the coding sequence ATGGCTTCTGCAAAAAAACCTACTGCTGCGGCCTTGGCCATCGATTTTGGTACCAGCAATACCGTCGTCTGTTGCTGGGATCCCCTCCAAGAAAGCGCCCGTACTCTCACCTTTCCCGGCTTATCTCGCCCAGCACAAGCCCACTCTGTCATTCCTAGCCTTGTATTTGTCAAAGGATCCGATCAACTGTTGGTGGGAGAAACCGTGCGCTCAGGCCGTTGGGGAACAGTGGATCCCCAGCGGTTGTTCCAGGGCTTCAAACGGGAGTTGGTGGCAGATTTTGTCCCTCCCCCTCGGCTGCTGGATGGCCAACGCTACGATGCCGAGACCGTCGCCCGAGCCTTTTTGCAAGCGGTGATGGAAGCGCTCCCCAAAGAGCACTTGCGACCGGAACGGGTGGTGTTTACGGCTCCGGTGGGATCCTTCGAGCGCTATCTCAGTTGGATCCGGGGTGTAGCCAGCGCCTGCGGTTGGGATCCGATTCAAATTGTTGATGAAGCCACCGCAGCCGCCCTGGGCTATGCCGTCGCTCAGCCGGGGGCGGTGGTGTTGGTGGTAGACTTTGGCGGTGGCACCCTGGATCTCAGCCTGGTGCGTACCCTTGCCCCCCAACCGGGGGATCCCACCCTGAAAGCGGAAGTAATCGCCAAGTCGGATGCCTATGTGGGCGGGCTGGATATCGATACCTGGATTGCCGAGTATCTGCTCGAGCAACTGGGCCTAACGCGAGCGCAAATCGGATCCCTGGGCTGGCTCAACCTGCTGGAGAGGGCAGAACAGCTCAAGATCACTCTCTCTAGCCAATCTGAGGCGGTGGGCAGTTGGTTCGATGACGATACCCTGATCGCCCATGAGCTGAGGTTGGATCGCCAGATGCTGGAGGAGATCCTAGAAAGCCATCAGATGTTGGATCAAATTCGCCATTGCCTGGATGAAATTCTCCTGACGGCACAGGCCAAGGGATTTAGCAAAGCCCAAATTGAGCAGGTACTGCTGGTGGGGGGTAGCTCCCAGCTACCGGTGGTGCAAGATCTGATCCGCTCCTATTTCGGCAAAAAGCGGGTTAAATGTGAGCGCCCTTTCGATGCGGTGGCCCTTGGCGCTCTGCAACTGGGCCGCCAAGTGAAGCTGGATGACCATCTGCACCACAGCTACGCCATTCGCCTCTGGGATCCCTCACAAAAAAGCTACAGCTACTACCCTCTGTTTGAGCGGGGCTGTCCCTATCCCTGTCAGCGCCCGGATCCCCTCATTTTACAGGTGGCCAACGACGGTCAAACGGAGATTCGGCTGGATGTGGGGGAAGTGGCCCAGGTGGCCCAGTCCGAGGTGATCTATGACGAGTTAGGGCGCATGAGTAGCCGTCAGCTGACCCGCCAAACGGATTTCCGTTCCCTTGCCCAAGCCCCAGCCCCCGGATCGGCTCCCGAACCCATTTGTTTGGCCCACCTTACCCCTCCTGGCCGCGCCGGAGAAGATCGCCTCCGCATCGAATTTGCCGTGGATGGATCCCGGCGCTTGTTGGCCACCATCACCGATTTGCAAACTCAACAACTCTTAGCGGACGCTCAGCCCGTGGCCACTTTAAGTTAG
- a CDS encoding helix-turn-helix domain-containing protein, which translates to MNPLDEPLRQRMQTLGISSWQALHKQSGVSRRAIDHLRRGEWGSLRLQQLQQLALALNWELQSLFHLIYPSNQAPDKPDQSEDQSAPLPHSPASSDATFSLLQPLLTSYPTIRQIAQRKPDWPAQNVTALFRSLDALLQHWGYEPIGSPLESVPFNPQLHQPDQPDIQAGDPVYIRFVGYRQGEDIFCPAKVSRSLPGGLS; encoded by the coding sequence ATGAACCCCTTAGATGAACCATTGCGCCAGCGTATGCAAACTCTAGGGATATCTTCTTGGCAAGCTTTGCACAAGCAATCGGGTGTCAGTCGGCGGGCCATCGATCATCTGCGCCGGGGAGAGTGGGGATCCCTGCGCCTACAACAACTGCAACAGCTGGCGTTAGCCTTGAATTGGGAGTTGCAATCTCTGTTCCATCTCATCTATCCCAGCAACCAAGCCCCGGATAAACCAGATCAATCAGAAGATCAATCAGCTCCTTTACCCCATTCCCCTGCTTCCTCAGACGCGACCTTCTCTCTGTTGCAACCCTTGCTCACTAGCTACCCCACCATTCGCCAGATCGCCCAGCGCAAACCCGACTGGCCCGCCCAGAATGTCACGGCCCTCTTCCGCTCCCTTGATGCCCTGCTCCAGCACTGGGGGTACGAACCCATCGGCAGCCCCCTAGAATCGGTTCCCTTCAATCCGCAACTGCATCAGCCGGATCAACCGGATATTCAAGCTGGAGATCCCGTTTACATCCGCTTTGTCGGCTACCGTCAGGGGGAAGATATTTTCTGTCCAGCCAAAGTCAGCCGTTCTTTGCCAGGAGGATTGAGCTAA
- a CDS encoding cytochrome c biogenesis protein, whose amino-acid sequence MALVSSVRRYFRHELLPLLADLRLAIGLLLVIALLSATGTVIEQEETAAFYQAHYPEHPALFGFLTWRVILNVGLDHVYRTPWFLAILILFGSSLTACSFTRQWPMLKVARRWSYFTRPQSFQRLPFRTYLPQRTLQGIPEYLRQQGYAVFQEGNQLYARKGLIGKIGPILVHVSMLLILLGAIWGSISGFKAQELIPSGSTAPIQHLTGAGDLAHPPTWQIRVNRFWIDYSPEGRVKQFYSDLSILDQGVEAKHQTISVNHPLSYQGVTLYQADWSIDSARIRVNNSPSFQIPVVSVRTESGSKLWGAFVPTKPDLSEGLTLLLPDLQGTGLLYNNDGQWIGSLRQGMSLALNDRLTLHLDEVIGSTGLQIKSDPGIPWVYLGFGLLMVGVVMSYFSHSQIWALQAESGLYLGGKTNRALVTFERELGRLVEHQQANRPFSGIPTGANGYLKGL is encoded by the coding sequence ATGGCTTTGGTCTCTTCCGTGCGGCGGTATTTTCGTCATGAGCTGCTGCCGTTGTTGGCGGATTTGCGCTTGGCGATTGGCCTATTGCTGGTGATTGCCCTTTTGAGCGCCACAGGCACGGTGATCGAGCAAGAGGAAACCGCTGCTTTTTATCAAGCCCACTATCCAGAACACCCCGCCCTGTTTGGCTTCCTCACCTGGCGGGTGATTTTAAATGTCGGATTGGATCATGTCTATCGCACCCCTTGGTTTCTGGCGATTTTGATCCTGTTTGGCAGCAGTCTCACCGCTTGTTCTTTTACCCGCCAATGGCCGATGCTGAAGGTAGCCCGTCGCTGGAGCTACTTCACCCGTCCGCAGTCTTTTCAGCGCCTGCCGTTTCGCACTTATCTACCCCAAAGAACATTGCAAGGGATCCCGGAATATCTGCGTCAACAGGGCTACGCAGTGTTTCAGGAGGGCAACCAGCTATATGCCCGTAAGGGTTTGATCGGTAAAATCGGCCCAATTCTGGTGCATGTCAGCATGCTGCTAATTCTCTTGGGTGCCATTTGGGGCAGCATCAGCGGCTTCAAGGCCCAAGAGTTGATCCCCAGCGGCAGCACCGCCCCCATTCAACACCTAACCGGCGCCGGGGATCTGGCCCACCCGCCCACCTGGCAAATTCGGGTGAACCGATTCTGGATCGACTATTCTCCGGAGGGTCGCGTCAAGCAGTTTTATTCAGATCTCTCCATTCTCGATCAGGGCGTAGAAGCCAAACACCAGACCATTTCCGTGAATCATCCCCTCAGCTATCAGGGAGTTACCCTCTATCAAGCGGACTGGAGCATCGATAGTGCCCGTATCCGTGTTAACAACAGCCCCAGCTTTCAGATCCCGGTGGTGTCGGTGCGTACGGAGTCGGGCAGCAAACTTTGGGGAGCTTTTGTGCCCACCAAACCGGATCTGAGTGAGGGGTTGACGCTGCTATTGCCGGATCTGCAGGGGACAGGGCTGCTCTACAACAACGACGGCCAATGGATCGGATCCCTGCGCCAGGGCATGAGTTTAGCCTTGAACGATCGGCTCACCCTGCATCTGGATGAGGTGATTGGCTCTACAGGCTTGCAAATCAAGTCGGATCCCGGCATCCCTTGGGTATATCTCGGGTTTGGGCTGTTGATGGTGGGGGTGGTGATGAGCTATTTCAGCCATAGCCAAATCTGGGCCTTGCAAGCAGAGTCCGGCCTCTACTTGGGGGGCAAAACCAACCGCGCCTTGGTCACCTTCGAGCGAGAATTGGGTCGGCTGGTGGAGCACCAACAAGCCAACCGACCATTCTCCGGGATCCCGACCGGTGCCAATGGGTATCTGAAGGGGCTGTGA
- a CDS encoding cytochrome c biogenesis protein CcdA, translating to MFDAVQLWLYHLEQWATQLVQFQLQHLSPLSLLVVGLAGVLTSLSPCMLSMLPITIGYIGGYTPNSNAATDGIRWQAWILSLGFAVGVAFTLTLLGLGAALLGRVYGQTGSFWPYVMGGIAILMGLNLLEVIPLRFPNWANRIEIPGQWPALSRAVLLGLTFGLVASPCSTPVLVALLGWVATTGQPWVGAGLLLAYGLGLVSPLVLAGVFTGTLKQLLSMRRWSGWLTYASGVVLIGFGTLTLLSAWA from the coding sequence ATGTTTGATGCCGTGCAGCTTTGGCTCTATCACCTGGAGCAATGGGCGACTCAGCTTGTTCAGTTTCAGCTTCAGCACCTGTCTCCCCTCAGCCTGTTGGTGGTGGGCTTAGCCGGAGTACTCACCAGTCTTTCCCCCTGCATGTTGTCCATGCTCCCGATCACCATTGGTTATATCGGCGGCTATACTCCCAATTCCAACGCAGCCACCGACGGGATCCGCTGGCAAGCCTGGATCCTGTCCCTAGGGTTTGCAGTTGGAGTTGCCTTTACCCTGACACTATTGGGCTTGGGGGCAGCCCTACTAGGCCGGGTTTACGGACAAACGGGATCCTTTTGGCCCTATGTCATGGGGGGTATCGCTATCCTCATGGGCTTGAATTTGTTGGAAGTGATCCCGCTGCGCTTTCCCAACTGGGCGAACCGCATCGAGATTCCGGGGCAGTGGCCAGCGCTGAGTCGGGCCGTTTTACTGGGTTTGACCTTTGGCTTGGTGGCTTCCCCTTGTAGCACACCGGTTTTGGTGGCTTTGCTGGGTTGGGTTGCCACCACAGGGCAACCGTGGGTGGGGGCTGGGTTGCTGTTGGCTTATGGGTTGGGGTTGGTGTCGCCGCTAGTATTGGCGGGAGTGTTTACCGGAACTCTCAAACAACTGTTGTCGATGCGGCGCTGGTCGGGCTGGCTCACCTATGCCAGTGGGGTGGTACTGATTGGATTTGGCACCCTCACCCTCTTGTCTGCTTGGGCTTGA